A single genomic interval of Salinarchaeum sp. IM2453 harbors:
- a CDS encoding CARDB domain-containing protein has translation MKHNRQLRVFFVTTVVFMFAAVGTAALAVPAIADELEDAEDSPEAELDNLKLDGTDLEANDVTIVQDADVNITVEVENVDDQAAEFDVQFWMGQDPDKITVYESKTTNKLEPGETEKVTFTEVTDGLAAADDYDVIVQAADDVIFAEDTLDVEGPQSEFSNLELDGTDLKAEDVTITEGDDKEITVEVENVGDQAGDIDLRLGIDQNASFTAPVGFKTTSELEPGETEKVTFTGVTDGLSAAGDYNVRVSDRPWTGSILAEDTLDVEGPQSELDNLELDGTDLEAKDVTITEGSDEEITINVTNAGEYTGDFDVHLHILGDRRRSLTATTSELEPGETEEVTFTEITEFLPVADDYDVEVFTSDDSVLAEDTLDVEPGLESELDNLELDGTDLEANDVTITIGDDEEITVNVTNAGDQANKSVVEFRIGQNISDGEVDWYRSMPTSELEPGETEEMAFDIRYGLFGVRVADDYDVEMSTGNDTILAEDTLDVDAGTVPAIDNLELGGTDLEANNVTITEGDNEEITVEVENVDDQVSEFDVFLSIAQDIHDEQAAVLEGKTTSELEPGETEKVTFTEVTDGLAVADDYGVAVLVQDGYADEAVAAEDTLDVKPGPESEFNNLELDGTDLEAEDVTITEGDNEEITVEVENVGDQADEFDIDLMIGQDISGGDIDVSEGKTTGELESGETAEMTFTEITDGLAAADDYDVKVSTEDDVVLAEDTLDVEADEDDGGNGGGSPSPSPSPSPSPDPESELANLDIAGEGDDATITEGDDEDVSIDIENVGGQGGMFTVDLFIDNGEEVAVSQDVDDIADGEEVTVTFENVTGDLDASDSPFDVTVEADDDALKGDLEVDASPELELTDLKLAGTDLEAEDVSITEENDSEITVDVENVGGQADDFDVELFIYGDDPADGPEIEQTETTDELAPGDTETVTFTEFADDLAVADSYDVAVSTEDDDILTEDTLDVEEEDGDDGIPGFGIAAAVIAVFIATVVLRYRN, from the coding sequence ATGAAACATAACAGGCAACTTCGCGTTTTTTTCGTTACGACGGTGGTATTCATGTTCGCTGCTGTTGGGACAGCCGCGCTCGCAGTGCCAGCCATTGCCGATGAGCTAGAGGATGCTGAAGACTCTCCGGAAGCAGAGCTTGACAATCTTAAGCTTGATGGCACTGACTTGGAAGCTAATGATGTAACCATCGTCCAAGATGCGGATGTAAACATAACTGTTGAGGTTGAGAACGTCGACGACCAAGCCGCTGAGTTCGATGTTCAGTTCTGGATGGGTCAAGACCCCGACAAAATAACCGTTTACGAAAGCAAAACAACCAACAAGTTGGAGCCGGGAGAGACTGAGAAGGTGACGTTCACGGAGGTTACTGACGGGTTAGCCGCCGCTGACGACTACGATGTAATCGTGCAAGCGGCTGATGACGTCATTTTCGCCGAGGACACATTGGATGTTGAGGGCCCACAGTCAGAGTTTAGTAATCTCGAACTTGATGGCACTGACTTGAAAGCTGAAGATGTGACTATCACGGAAGGTGATGATAAAGAAATAACCGTTGAGGTTGAGAACGTTGGCGACCAAGCCGGTGATATCGACCTCCGGTTGGGGATTGATCAAAACGCTTCATTTACGGCCCCTGTTGGATTTAAGACAACCAGTGAGTTAGAGCCGGGGGAAACTGAGAAGGTGACGTTCACTGGGGTTACTGACGGGTTGTCCGCCGCTGGTGATTACAATGTGAGAGTATCTGACAGGCCGTGGACAGGCAGCATCCTCGCCGAGGACACATTGGATGTTGAGGGCCCACAGTCAGAGCTTGACAATCTTGAGCTTGACGGCACTGACTTGGAAGCTAAAGACGTGACCATCACCGAAGGTAGTGATGAAGAGATAACAATCAATGTAACGAACGCTGGCGAATACACTGGTGATTTCGATGTCCACTTGCATATTCTTGGTGATCGTAGAAGGTCTCTCACAGCGACGACCAGCGAGTTGGAGCCGGGAGAAACCGAGGAGGTGACGTTCACTGAGATCACTGAGTTTTTGCCCGTCGCTGACGACTACGATGTGGAAGTGTTCACGAGTGATGACTCCGTCCTTGCCGAGGACACATTGGATGTTGAACCGGGTCTAGAGTCAGAGCTTGACAATCTCGAACTTGATGGAACTGACTTGGAAGCTAATGATGTAACCATTACCATTGGTGATGATGAAGAGATAACCGTCAATGTGACCAACGCTGGCGATCAAGCAAATAAGTCTGTCGTTGAGTTCAGGATCGGCCAAAACATTTCTGATGGTGAGGTTGACTGGTATCGCAGCATGCCGACCAGCGAGTTGGAGCCAGGAGAAACTGAGGAGATGGCGTTCGATATCCGGTATGGCTTGTTCGGCGTGAGAGTCGCTGACGACTACGATGTGGAAATGTCCACGGGTAATGACACCATCCTTGCCGAGGACACATTGGACGTCGACGCGGGTACAGTGCCTGCAATTGATAATCTCGAACTTGGTGGGACTGACTTGGAAGCTAATAATGTAACCATCACGGAAGGTGACAATGAAGAAATAACCGTTGAAGTTGAGAACGTTGACGACCAGGTCAGTGAGTTCGATGTATTCTTGTCGATTGCTCAAGACATCCATGATGAGCAAGCGGCTGTTCTCGAAGGCAAAACAACCAGCGAGTTGGAGCCGGGAGAAACTGAGAAAGTGACGTTCACTGAGGTTACTGACGGGTTGGCCGTCGCTGACGACTACGGTGTAGCCGTGCTAGTGCAGGATGGATATGCTGATGAGGCCGTCGCTGCTGAGGACACATTGGATGTTAAACCGGGTCCAGAGTCAGAGTTTAATAATCTCGAACTTGATGGCACTGACTTGGAAGCTGAAGACGTGACCATCACGGAAGGTGACAATGAAGAAATAACCGTTGAAGTTGAGAATGTCGGCGACCAAGCCGATGAGTTCGATATCGACTTGATGATTGGTCAAGACATCTCAGGTGGTGATATCGACGTTTCCGAAGGCAAAACAACCGGCGAGTTGGAGTCAGGAGAAACTGCGGAGATGACGTTCACTGAGATTACCGACGGGTTAGCCGCCGCTGACGATTACGACGTGAAAGTGTCTACAGAAGATGACGTCGTCCTTGCTGAGGACACATTGGATGTTGAAGCCGACGAAGATGATGGCGGTAATGGCGGTGGATCACCTTCACCTTCACCTTCACCTTCTCCTTCACCAGATCCAGAGTCAGAACTCGCCAATCTTGACATTGCTGGTGAAGGTGATGACGCAACGATTACCGAAGGTGACGACGAAGACGTGAGCATTGACATAGAGAACGTTGGCGGTCAGGGAGGAATGTTTACAGTTGATCTGTTCATTGACAATGGTGAAGAAGTCGCTGTGAGTCAGGATGTTGATGATATCGCTGACGGCGAGGAGGTGACTGTGACCTTTGAGAATGTCACGGGCGATCTGGACGCCTCTGATTCACCATTCGATGTAACAGTCGAGGCTGATGATGATGCCCTCAAAGGTGACTTGGAAGTCGATGCTTCCCCCGAGTTAGAGTTAACTGATCTCAAACTCGCTGGTACTGACTTGGAAGCTGAGGATGTGAGTATCACTGAGGAAAATGATAGTGAGATAACGGTTGATGTTGAGAATGTCGGCGGTCAAGCTGACGATTTCGATGTTGAACTCTTCATTTATGGGGATGACCCCGCTGACGGCCCAGAAATTGAGCAGACCGAGACAACGGATGAGTTGGCGCCGGGTGACACGGAGACGGTGACGTTCACTGAGTTCGCTGACGATTTAGCCGTGGCTGACAGCTATGATGTGGCAGTCTCAACAGAGGATGATGATATCCTTACAGAGGACACACTGGATGTTGAGGAAGAAGATGGTGATGACGGAATTCCTGGATTTGGAATTGCTGCCGCCGTTATTGCGGTTTTCATCGCGACAGTAGTTTTGCGATATCGAAACTAA
- a CDS encoding RNA-guided endonuclease TnpB family protein, with protein sequence MVEKAFKYAAEPEDTTTAESAWQAIQTCREVYNHALTQEYKPAPDYDKPSYTTMQNKLPEWKHEWPEWSTVYSKCLQMAVRRIKHSETILDKLKERGFDVGELKWKAPREFRSICYNQSGFDVDSNTGRTDHATVELSKIGTFHLNFHRPLPNNGDIKQVILKKQKTGDWTISIIVEHNADSPEKPAVEDIDVEDTVGIDLGITTFIHDSDGRAFKPLDEKEDRERINKCHQVVSRKEHESNNWNKARQRLARAYERLSNKRKAYREALTNAYTQRYDAVFLEDLNVGRMMQQNGNHRNIASMSWYETLQTFQRFGEKNGCHVVLVPPEGTTKRCVQCGVESEKPLWVRDHSCPSCGFKTDRDQNAALEVQRLGLLELGVVENESGLGQELAESTPAETGTAAGSRSSSSRDVIPASAVVDTGSPTLKERTAIAVSE encoded by the coding sequence GTGGTTGAGAAAGCGTTCAAATACGCTGCTGAGCCCGAGGACACCACTACTGCCGAGAGTGCGTGGCAAGCGATTCAAACCTGTCGAGAAGTGTACAACCACGCACTCACACAAGAGTACAAACCCGCTCCTGACTACGACAAGCCATCGTACACCACGATGCAGAACAAACTTCCCGAGTGGAAGCACGAGTGGCCTGAGTGGAGCACCGTCTATTCGAAGTGCCTGCAAATGGCAGTACGGCGCATCAAGCACTCGGAAACTATACTCGACAAGCTGAAAGAGCGTGGATTTGATGTTGGTGAACTCAAGTGGAAAGCCCCGCGAGAGTTCCGCAGCATCTGCTATAACCAGTCTGGCTTTGACGTGGATAGTAACACGGGCCGGACTGACCACGCGACGGTCGAACTCTCAAAAATCGGCACGTTCCACTTGAACTTTCACCGACCACTCCCAAACAACGGTGACATCAAGCAAGTCATCCTGAAAAAGCAGAAAACAGGTGACTGGACGATCAGCATCATCGTCGAACACAACGCTGACTCTCCAGAGAAGCCCGCCGTCGAAGACATCGACGTTGAAGACACGGTTGGCATCGACCTCGGTATCACGACGTTCATCCACGACTCGGACGGGCGAGCGTTCAAACCGTTGGACGAAAAGGAAGACCGCGAACGAATCAACAAATGTCATCAAGTCGTGTCTCGTAAAGAACACGAGTCGAACAACTGGAACAAGGCACGCCAACGCTTAGCGCGAGCGTACGAGCGATTATCGAACAAGCGTAAAGCGTACCGCGAGGCACTCACCAACGCGTATACGCAACGCTACGATGCCGTGTTCCTTGAAGACCTGAACGTCGGTCGTATGATGCAGCAGAACGGTAATCATCGGAATATTGCGTCGATGTCGTGGTATGAGACATTGCAAACATTCCAACGCTTTGGCGAGAAGAACGGTTGTCACGTGGTTCTCGTTCCACCAGAGGGGACGACGAAGCGGTGTGTGCAGTGTGGTGTGGAGTCGGAGAAGCCGTTGTGGGTGCGCGACCATTCGTGTCCGTCATGTGGATTCAAGACTGACCGTGACCAGAATGCGGCTCTTGAAGTGCAGCGTCTTGGATTGCTTGAGCTGGGGGTGGTTGAAAATGAATCGGGATTAGGTCAGGAACTGGCCGAATCAACGCCTGCTGAGACTGGCACCGCTGCGGGGTCACGCTCTAGCTCGTCTAGAGACGTGATTCCTGCAAGTGCCGTCGTTGACACAGGAAGCCCCACCCTCAAGGAGCGAACCGCGATAGCGGTGAGCGAGTAG
- a CDS encoding antitoxin VapB family protein: MGTKTIGIREKVYERLKARKRDDESFTDLMDRLLDESKGDWREGFGTLGEDDAAELEELVEQSRERLNEGLATRQQNALEELSDLDDVENDNETA, translated from the coding sequence ATGGGGACAAAAACAATCGGAATAAGAGAAAAGGTGTATGAGCGTTTGAAAGCTCGAAAACGGGACGATGAAAGTTTCACAGACCTCATGGACCGTCTCTTAGACGAGTCGAAAGGCGATTGGCGAGAGGGGTTCGGAACACTCGGTGAAGACGATGCAGCAGAACTTGAAGAATTGGTTGAACAGTCCCGCGAGCGGTTGAACGAAGGGCTCGCAACCCGTCAACAGAACGCACTGGAAGAACTCTCCGATCTTGATGACGTGGAGAACGATAATGAAACTGCTTGA
- a CDS encoding PIN domain-containing protein produces the protein MKLLDTTFLIHYWAGNQDTKDYLEQHSESEFATTTLNIKEIAVGRELQGKLNRQEILTTFEWLTLIPLRADHAFVAAELEAELHRESSVNQDKINALAGDILIAGVAKEMGATIVTKNTKDFERFGTIPVDGY, from the coding sequence ATGAAACTGCTTGACACAACGTTTCTCATTCACTATTGGGCTGGAAACCAAGACACAAAGGACTATCTCGAACAGCACAGTGAGTCAGAGTTCGCCACAACAACACTGAACATCAAAGAGATAGCTGTTGGACGAGAACTTCAAGGCAAACTCAACCGACAGGAAATACTGACTACGTTTGAGTGGCTGACTCTCATTCCATTGCGGGCCGACCATGCCTTTGTTGCTGCCGAATTGGAAGCAGAACTTCACCGGGAGAGCAGTGTCAACCAAGACAAAATCAATGCTCTCGCTGGGGACATCCTCATTGCTGGCGTTGCCAAAGAGATGGGTGCAACCATTGTCACAAAGAACACCAAAGACTTTGAGCGATTCGGCACGATCCCTGTAGATGGATATTAG